GCACTACCACACCAACCGTTAATCCCAAAAATTCGTACAGGGTGCGCATCCAGTTAGCATCACGGCGAGCCAGATAGTCGTTAACGGTAACAACATGTACACCTTTGCTGGTAATCGCGTTCAGGTAAGCAGGCAGAGTTGCCATTAATGTCTTACCTTCACCAGTGCGCATCTCTGCCACACGACCTTCGTGCAGGGTAATACCACCAATCAGCTGTACGTCGAAATGACGCATACCCATGCTGCGCTTACCACCTTCACGGACCACCGCAAAAGCTTCAGGCAGAATGGCATCAAGGGTTTCCCCCTGCTGGTAGCGGTCTTTGAATTCCTGTGTCTTGGCACGCAACGCCTCATCAGACAGGCTTGAAATGCTGTCTTCCAGTGCATTTACGGCCTTAACCAGCTTGCGCATTCGTTTCAGCTGCCGGTCATTTCGGCTACCAATAATTTTTTTGACTAAAGAAGCAAACATACTTGTGTGATTGACTATCTCTCAACCGGTTTACTGGGCTAAATCCGGCGAACTTAAACCGCATAAAATCTGCCAGGTGTCTGTTGTACTTAAGACGCCTGGTGCAGTCTGTGTGACTTAGCGACTCTAAATATCGTCAAATCACGACAGTGGACCAGATTCTATCCCCATCTTTATATATGAACACGTCGCCCGGTTTTCAATCCTTGCCGACTTAATTGCCGGTAAGAATGTAGTTCAGCTAAAAATGCAGTGCCACATTTCTTTGATCGAACTGCCGGATAGTGAGATCACTTCGCAGATCGATACATATATCGCTGAGGGTCGACAGCCTTACCATTCTCCAGCACTTCAAGGTGCACATGAGGCCCGGTAGAACGGCCTGAACTTCCCATCTTGGCGATCACCTGTCCCCTTGTCACGATATCGCCCACTTTGACATCGTTAGAGTCGTTATGGGCGTAGCGGGTGACGTAGCCGTTACCATGGTTAATTTCAACCATGGTGCCGTAACCCCACCGGTCACCGGACCAGACCACTACACCTGCACCCAGAGAGAGGATGTCGGTGCCGCGTGGTGCAGCATAATCAATACCATTATGCCAACTGTCCTTACCGGTAAAGGGATCGGTTCGTGCACCAAAGCGGGATGACAACCAACCCTTTGCTGCAGGCAAACCACTGAGGAACGCTTCACCATCAAGCGCTTTATTGGCAAGCAGGTTGTCCAGCAGCTGTAACTGCTGTTCACGATTGTCAATCTGCTCTGCCAGCTTATCCAGCGCATCGGTCAGGGAAGGTTTGGCAAATACCTGAAAACTGTCGGGCAATTCCTCCGGGCCACCCAATGCGGGGACCTGACTGAAATCAAACTCACCATCATCAAGACTGGACAGCAACGTCAGTCGCTCACCCAGCGCATCAAGTCGGGTGATACGACCCTGCAATTCAGCAAGCCGTAATGTCAGGGCATCCAGCTGCCTTTCAGCATCTTCACGGACAGAAGCCAGATCCTGTTTCTGCCCAAGCAGTGTCTGCTTCCAGTTCTCCAGACCTTCTTCGGTCAGAATCATGTCCGAATCATACTTCAGGAAGCCGTACATCAGACCGCCACCCAACGACACTGACAAAGTAACAGCCAGCACAGCAGCTGCAGCCAGATGTCGCCCGCTAACCCGGAATGAGCGGGTACGGGAATGATCCTGTTTGACAACGATGACTTTCATTGAAAAGCCCTGAGCTCCCATTTTTCAGGCACGGCCCTTACGCCTGTCCCGACCCGAACCGGTGACAGGGAACGATGAACCAAGAGTTATAACAAGTGAAGGACTTTAGCACCGACGAACAAATCCCCGCAAGAATACAGATCAACAAACTACCACTGTTTAATCTGAAAACAGGAAAATAATCGAACTTTCACTTACAATTCAAGGAGTTACAAAAGCCCTAACCTGAATTACAAAAAAAGGCCGCTTTAAAAGCGACCTTTTCCAAGACAACTCACCCCGGAGTACTGATACCGACTCAGGCGGTAACAGCGACAGGCTTGAGGTAAGAAATAGGCGATACTTCCGCATCTTCGAAAGTGACCACTTCCCACGCTTCCTGATTTTCCAGCAAATGGCGAACCAGCTTATTGTTCAGTTCATGACCGGATTTAAAACCGACAAACTGACCAATCAGGCTATTGCCCAGCAGATACAGGTCACCAATGGCGTCCAGCATCTTGTGCTTTACAAATTCATCGTGATAACGCAGGCCATCCTCATTGAGAATACGGTAGTCATCCACCACCACCACGTTATCCACACTGCCACCCAGAGCCAGGTTCTGGGAGCGAAGGTATTCAACGTCCCGCATAAAGCCGAACGTACGGGCCCGACTGACTTCTTTCACAAAGGATGTACTGGAGAAATCAATCGTTGCTGTCTGTGAACGACTTTTGAATACCGGATGATCAAAATCAATGGTAAAACTCACCTTGAAGCCGGCATAAGGCTTGAAGGTAGCGGTTTTATCACCGTCGGAAACCGTGACTTCCTTTTTGATCCGGATAAACTTCTTCGGTGCTTCCTGCTCCTGGATGCCCGCAGACTGAACCAGGAAAACGAAAGGACCGGCACTACCGTCCATTATTGGCACTTCATGGGCACTGACTTCAACATAGGCATTATCAATACCCAGTCCTGCCAGAGCGGACAGAAGATGCTCGACAGTATCTACGCGAATACCATCTTTCTGCAGAGATGTGCACAGCGTAGTCTGCCCCACATTCTCGGCGCGTGCGGGTATCTCTACAACTGGGTCGAGATCCGTACGACAAAAGATGATACCTGTATCAACGGGAGCTGGCTTCAGGGTCAGGTAGACCTTTTCGCCAGAATGTAACCCTACTCCCGTGGCACGAATAATGTTTTTCAGGGTACGCTGTCTGATCATGATTACGCAATTCCGCGACCTGTAAGGTCCCTGTTATTTGAATGCAACGACTCATTGTAACAAAAGTTACATTTGACACAAGTCGTAACAGGCACTCAATTAATCTGCTTGCCGACGCAAAAACGCCGGAATATCCAAATAATCCACATTGTCAGTCGATGCCGTCTGACGTTTTGCCGGTTCCGGCTCTGCTTCTGTGGTTACAGTCGCAGGTCTTCCAGCCTCTTCCGCCTCTTTGGTTCGATTGCGGATACTGGGTGGAATGTCCAGTGTTTTAAGATCCAGTGATCCATCATTGCGAGTAGTACGAGGGCGGGAACCATCAACCACTTTCAGGGCAGGATCTGCTTCAGAGTCCTCAGCCCCCAGCCCGGTTGCCACCACAGTGACACGCAATTCATCACTCATTTCGGTGTCGATGACCGCACCTACCACAATAGTGGCGTTCTCGGAAGCGTACTCGGCTACCGTCTCGTTCACCTCGGTGTATTCGTTCAGACCCATATCAATGCCACCGGTAATGTTTACCAGTACACCACGGGCACCACGCAGATTGACGTTCTCCAGCAGCGGGCTGCGAATAGCGCGCTCTGCCGCTTCAACAGCACGGTTGCTACCAGTAGCAGAGCCGGTACCCATCATCGCCATGCCCATTTCAGACATAACAGTGCGAACGTCCGCAAAGTCTACGTTAATCAGACCATCACGGGTAATCAACTCGGAAATACCCTGCACCGCACCGAGCAGTACATCGTTAGCCGCACCAAACGCATTCAGCAGGCTGACATCTTTACCCAGAACTGGCAACAGGTTCTGATTAGGAATACAGATGAGAGAGTCTACATTTTCCTGCAGTTCTTTAAGACCTTCTTCGGCCACAGTCATACGACGACGACCCTCAAAGGAGAAGGGCTTGGTCACCACCGCAACGGTCAAGGCTCCCATTTCACGGGCAATCTGAGCCACAATCGGTGCAGCACCCGTACCTGTACCACCACCCATACCGGCAGTGATAAACACCATGTCAGCACCCTGCAGCAGGTCGCTGATACGATCCCGATCTTCCATGGCCGCTTCACGACCAATTTGCGGGTTGGCGCCGGCACCCAGACCACGAGTAATGCCAGCACCCAGCTGCAGGTGTGTGTGAGCCTGCATGTGTTGTTTCTTAAGAGCCTGAGCGTCAGTGTTAGCGCAGACAAACTCTACGCCCTCCAGCTGACTATTCAGCATGTGGCAGACAGCGTTGCCGCCACCACCGCCGACACCGATAACTTTAATGACCGCTTCCTGCGGCACGTTATCTTCCAACATTTCAAACATGTGGCCCTCTCCTTATTCTCTCACCCTAAACAGGATATTTTCTAAAAACTGGCAGTGGCGTTCAATCAGAAGTTACCCTGAAACCACTGTTTTAACCGATTGAACACACCGTCCTCCTGCTTGCTGAATACAGCTTCCTTACGTCCTTCCTGCTGGACTTTAAGACCGTAATGCAAAAGCCCGACCCCTGTCGAATATATCGGATTACAAACGACATCGGCCAGACCACGCACCGATTGTGGCATACCCAGCCTAACCGGCATATGGAATATTTCTTCTGCCAGCTCGACAACACCTTCCATTTTCGACGTTCCACCTGTCAGGACAATACCTGCAGGGACCAGCTCCTCAAAACCACTGCGACGAAGCTCCTGCTGTATCAGCGTAAAGAGCTCTTCATAGCGAGGCTCTACAACCTCCGCCAGCGACTGCCTGGAGAGTTCCCTGGCCGGACGATCACCGACACTGGGAACCTTGATCATGTCGTCTGCACCAGCCAGCTGAGTCAGTGCACAGGCGTATTTAATCTTCAGTTCTTCCGCATGCTGGGTAGGCGTCCGCAATGCCATGGCAATGTCGTTTGTTACCTGGTCCCCGGCGATAGGAATTACTGCAGTATGGCGAATAGCGCCATCTGTAAAAATGGCAATATCAGTGGTACCACCGCCAATATCCACCATACAGACACCCAGCTCCTTCTCATCCTCGGACAGAACGGAGTAGCTGGATGCCAGTTGCTCAAGAATGATGTCGTCAACTTCAAGTCCACAACGTCGTATACAATTTTCAATATTCTGGGCGGCATTGACCGCACAGGTGACAAGATGAACTCTGGACTCCAGACGTACACCTGACATTCCCAGAGGCTCCTTGACTCCATCCTGAGAATCAATGACATATTCCTGAGGCAGGATATGAAGAATACGCTGGTCGGCAGGAATTGCTACTGCTTTTGCAGCATCAATAACCCGATCAATATCAGCTCTGGTTACTTCACGCTCCCTGATAGCTACAATACCATGAGAATTCAGACTGCGAATATGGTTACCGGCAATGCCGGCATAGACAGAATGGATCTGACAGCCAGCCATCAATTCGGCTTCTTCAATGGCCCGTTTCATAGCATGCACTGTGGAATCGATATTCACAACAACTCCGCGCTTAAGACCCCTGGAAGTATGGGAACCGATACCAATGACCTCCAGTTCACCGTCTTCCAGAATCTCGCCGACGATGGCTACAACCTTGGAGGTGCCAATGTCTAACCCAACAATCAAATTCCCATTCTCTGCCGATGTCATGGCATTAATCTTCCTAAACCGCAAAAGCTACCGTAGTGAGCACAAATAATAGTGAGCACAAATAATCAGCGCGCTGATTCCACCGCCCCTGTTTGCCTTTCCTTTCGCCACTGGCGAAAAACTAATTCTGCCGCCAGGAGACAGACGCACCATTGAGATAGCGCATATCCACGCGCTCCACCTCACTCCAGCGACTGTCTAACCGGGCATGGTACAGACGGATAAACCGCTGTAACCGTTCCATACGCCGATCACGTCCTACATAAACGGTTACGTGATCCACTTTAAACCGCCAGGAGCCCGCTGAACCCAGCTGCAGCTCACTGACTGACAACCCCATGGGTCGCAACAACTGACTGATCGACAGGTATTGCTGCATGACCTCAAGTGCCTCGTCATCCAATCCGGATAACAATGGCAATAATGCAAACTTATCTACCGAGTCAGGCGCAAATACAACACCTTCTCCGGTGATTAACTTATCCTGCTTCCACCGCGCTACCGCCTGACGCTCCTGCAGAGATACCTCCAGACGGTCAGGCCAGCGTCGCCTGAGGCTGGCCTCGCGAACCCAGGGCATCAGCAGTAGCGTCTGACGCATCGCCTCGAGATCAAGATGAAAGAAGCGATTCACCAGAAACGGCTCAAGCTCGGCTTCCACATCAACCCGATCGAGAGACTCAAAGCCGGCATGAATCTCCACACGTGCTATCGGCCGGTTCAGCCAGTTCATCAACGACGGCCAGAGCCATAGAACCGCTGCCAAACTGATAACGCCTGCCACCACCCGGGCTATTTGCCACCCGTTGCGTGAATGCGTAGAGAAAAAAGCCCTGATCCGCCCGGAAGGAGGCGACTGCCGCCTCCTTCTGATCTGTACGGTATCCATCTGACTGCGCGAACGCTCAGACCGGGTCGGCTTCCGCTTCAGCAACAATCTGGCTTTCCCTTTCTTGATCTGCATCCATTATTACCGGACTACTGTCTGGCATTGAAGATTTCAGAACTTCCAGCACCAGTGCATCAAAATCCAGCCCCACCGCTTTCGCGGCCATAGGCACCAGGCTGTGCTCGGTCATGCCTGGAATCGTATTCACTTCCAGCAACCAGAAACGCCCGCGCTGATCTTCCATAAAGTCCACTCGCCCCCAGCCAGAGCAGCCTATCGTCTCAAACGCTGTCAGGGCAATTGCCTGCATCTCCTGCTCACGGGTTTTGCTCAGACCCGATGGCAAACGATAGCCAGTATCATCGGACAAATACTTGGCTTCGTAATCATAAAACTCGTTCTGCGCTTCAATGCGAATGACTGGCAGGGCTTCACCATTCAAAATGGCAACAGTGTACTCCGGCCCGTCTATAAACTGCTCGACCAGAACCGAACTGTTGTGTCCGGACGCTTTCTCAAAAGCGGGCAGCAGATCCTGTTCACGATCCACCCTGGCCACCCCGACACTAGAGCCTTCCAGGCTGGGCTTCACAAACACCGGCAACAGTTCAGCACAATATTCCAGCATGTCAGGCGTCTCGACCAGACGAAAGTCCGGAGTTGGTAATCCGACAGCTTGCCACAGCAGTTTTGTGCGGTATTTATCCATTGCCAGCGCCGACGCCAGAACACCACTACCCTGATAAGGAATCCCCATGGACTCCAGCAGCCCCTGAACGGTGCCATCCTCACCACCACGACCATGCAGGGCAATAAATGCCCGATCCGGCTGGTAAGCTGCAAGCTGACCCATCAGGTCATCCGCCGGATCAATCATTTTGCAGTCCACACCGCTACGAACCAGTGCCGCATAAATCCGGTCACCGCTCACCAGACTGACTTCCCTCTCGGCAGAGGCTCCACCGAGAAGGACTGCCACTTTACCAAACGCCCGGGGATCAAACGGGTCTTGATGCCGACCTGTAGTTACGTTGGTGTTGGATTCATTCATTCCTGTAAGACCTGCTTGTGGCATGGACTTCACTCTCATCAGGCCGGTAAATTATACCGGCTCTCCTAATTTTTCACTCAGTTTCAACGACAGCGCGCCAATATCACCAGCGCCCTGGGTCAAAAGTAAATCGCCGCCGAGCAAGACGCCGGAAAGAATATCATCGAGTGATTCCGGATCGGATACAAAAATCGGATCCAGCTGCCCCCGCTGGCGAATACTTCGACACAGGCTGCGACTATCGGCTCCGGGCACAGGCTCTTCGCCTGCGGCATAGACTTCCATCAGCAGCAGCACATCCACCCTGGACAGCACATCCACAAAGTCTTCATACAGGTCGCGGGTACGCGAATAACGGTGCGGCTGATACAGCATCACCAGTCGTTTATCTTTCCAGCCACTGCGAATCGCATTAACCGTTGCCGCCACTTCTGTCGGGTGGTGACCATAGTCATCCACCAACATAATATTGCCTGTATCACCGGCACTGTTTGTATGCCGATAATGCCCCTGCACCTGAAAGCGACGCCCAACACCCTGAAACTGTCGTAAACCTTCACGAATGGCAGAATCTTTGATGCCTTCATCCGACGCTACCGCAAAGGTTGCCAGGGCGTTTAATACATTGTGATGCCCCGGAATATTCAGCTCCATATCAATGGTCTCACCGGACTGGGTGCGTATCAGGTCAAAACGGGTCTTCATGCCATCCTGACGAATATTCACCGCGCGGATATCAGCATCTTCGCTCACACCGTAAGTGATAACTTGTCGTTTAATTGACGGTAACAGTTCACGCACAACAGGACAATCGATACATACGACAGCCAGCCCGTAAAAAGGCAGGTTGTGCAGAAAGTCCACAAAGGTTTTCTTCAGCTTGCCAAAATCACCTTCATAAGTGGCCATATGGTCGGCATCGATATTGGTGACGATGGATACCATAGGCTGCAGATGCAAAAAGGAAGCGTCCGACTCATCCGCTTCAGCAATCAGATAACGACTGCCTCCCAGCTTGGCATTGGTACCTGCAGAATTCAGGCGTCCACCAATAACAAAGGTCGGGTCAAGGTCGGCATAACCAAACACCGACGCCAGCAAGCTCGTTGTCGTTGTTTTACCATGAGTACCCGCCACGGCAATACCATGCCGGTAACGCATCAGCTCCGCCAGCATCTCTGCCCGCGGTACAATCGGCAGACGTAACGCTTTTGCTTCTGTCACCTCTGGATTCTCACTGGCAACCGCCGTTGACGTTACCACTACATCCGCACCACGAACATGATCTGCATCATGTCCGATGAATACCTTGATACCCTGCCCTTCCAAACGACGGGTGACAGGTGACTGCCGAATATCCGATCCGGATATTTCATAGCCCTGATTGCACAGAACTTCCGCAATACCACACATTCCGGTGCCACCGATACCGACAAAATGAATACGACGAATACGACGCATTTCCGGAACCGGTGTCACTGGAAACATTCGATTATCAGACATTCACCACCTCCAGACAGTGCTCTGCCACCTGTCGGGTTGATTCCGGCAGAGCAATAGACCGGGCCGCTGCCCCCATCTGCTCAAGCCGTGAACGATTTGCAACTAAATCCTGTAACATTCGGGCCAAACTGCCTTTGTTAAATTCGCTTTGCTGGATCATCAGAGCCGCGCTCTGTTCAACCAGATAATGTCCATTCGCGGTTTGATGGTCATCAACCGCCCAGGGATAGGGCACCAGGATGGAAGGGCGACCGGCAATAGCCAACTCTGATACGGTTAACGCACCAGACCGGCAAAGAATCAGGTCTGCCCAATCGTAGGTTTCTGCCATATCATCAATAAATTCTTCAACCCGCCCCTCAACGCCATGGTCACGATACAGCTGTCGGGTTGCTTCAAGGTTACCCTTGCCTGTCTGGTGCCAAATCTGAACCGAAGGCACACCTTCTGACTCGGATAGCAATGCCAGCGCCTCGGGAACTGTCTGGTTAAACACCTGAGCGCCACGACTGCCACCAACAACCAGCAACCGAACCGGAGCATCGCCCCGTTGTTCAAGCGGTTGTACGGCGTTTTGAATATCGGCTCTGACCGGGTTACCAGTGTGAAACACTTTTTCAGTCTTCATACCGGCTTTTTTAAACGTTCCCGGAAAAGCCTCCAGCACCCGGCTCGAGATTCTCGCCAGCACTTTATTCGTCAGTCCGGCAATGGCATTCTGCTCATGAATCACCAGCGGAACGCCTAACAGACGGGCAGCAAGACCACCCGGCCCTGTCACATAACCGCCCATGCCCAACACGCAAACGGGCTTGTGACGCCTTAAAGCCCTGACTGCCCGCAACAGAGAAACTGAAACTCGCCAGGGCGCTTTTAACAAAAAGCCAAGCCCCTTACCCCTCAGTCCGGTCACCGGCAAAAAGCTGATGTCGAAACCGTGCTTCGGCACCAGTTCGGCTTCCATACTGTTGGGTGTACCCAGCCAGTGGATATTAAATCCTCTGGACTTCAGTTCCCGGGCTGTCGCCAGAGCCGGAAAAATATGACCACCCGTACCACCCGCCATCACAACAATCGTTGGCTGATGGGCTGGCTGACGTGCTGGCTGACGTGCTGGCTGAATAGCGGCCGGAGAATGTTCAGGCATGCTGACCTCCCCGGCTGACGGCCCTCCTGCGTCGTTCTGCAGGCTTCTCTTTAACCTTGAACAAGCGTCGCTCATAATCAATTCGTAACAACAACCCAAACGCGAGGCAGTTAATCAACAGACTACTGCCACCATAACTGATTAACGGTAACGCCAGACCTTTAGTCGGGAGCAGACCGGTATTCACGCCAATATTAATCAATGCCTGTCCGCCGAATAACAGAGCGAACCCGTAGGCAACATAGGCGTGAAACAACAAACCTTTCTGTTCACAACGGAAACCAATCTGCAAAACCCGCCAGGAAATAAACAGGAACAGCAGCACAACCACTGAACAGCCAAACACACCAAACTCTTCAGCAAGAACGGCAAACACAAAATCGGTATGCGCTTCTGGCAGATAGAACAACTTCTGGATACTGTTACCCAGACCCACGCCAAACCACTCACCGCGACCAAAAGCGATTAACGCCTGCGTTAACTGATAACCACTGCCAAAAGCATTACCCCAGGGATCAAGGTAAGACGTCAGGCGTGCCATTCGATAAGGTTCAATCCAGATCAGCAAACCAACAGCAACACCCAGCAGAATAAGTAATACGGTGAACTGCATTTTCCGGGCACCGGCCATAAAGATCATGCCCATGGATGCGGTCATCAACACAACCACTGCCCCCAGATCCGGCTCAAGCAACAGCAAAACGGCTGAGGTAATAAGAATCAGCAGCGGCTTCAAAAAGCCACCCCATTGGGTTCTGACTTCATCAAGGCGACGTACAAGGTAGGCCGCCAGATATACAACGATGCACACCTTTGCCGCTTCCGATGCCTGCAAATTGAACACGCCAAGCGGTATCCAACGAACACTGCCGTTAATCTCCCGCCCCACAATCAGCACCAGCACCAGCAGTGAAAGACCAAGAAACAACGATGCCCAGCTGTATCGCTCTATTTTTTTAACGGGTATCAGCATCATAAACAGCATGCAGAACAGACCGGCTCCAATAAACAGGCACTGCTTCAGCATGATGTACATCGGATTACCGTATATACTGTCGGATTCTCCCATGGACGCCGAGCTGACCATCATCAGTCCGATCACCAGAAGTGTCAGAATGGCACCCAGCAGAGGCAAATCAACCATGCTGGCTTTTGTACCTTTACTGTTGAACTCCTGAAGCAGCTTCTGGTGAATGGTCATGGGAGCTCCTGACGATCTATGCCGAGAAACTCAACCACTTGTTGACGGAATAAATCTCCGCGCTGTTCAAAGCTGGCAAACATATCAAAGCTGGCACAGGCCGGTGCCAGCAGTACAATATCACCCGGCTGACTGGCTCTGGCTGACGCGGCAATCGCCTCTCCAAGATCACGTGCATATTCGGATGACACAGAATGCTCCACTGCCTGCTCAATTGCGGGCGCATCACGCCCCATTAAAACCAGTGTTCTGACATACTGACTGACCGGCTGTTCCAGATCGGAGAAATCGGCATCTTTGCCATCTCCTCCGGCAATCAGAACCAGCTTTCCTTTAATCGTACTGCCAAGTCCTTCAATCGCTGCCACAGTCGCGCCGACATTGGTGGCCTTTGAGTCATTAATCCAGACCACACCATCGCGCTCAGCCACCCATTCACAACGGTGTTTCAGACCAGTAAAGCGTTTGAGTACTTCCAACATCGCACTCAGAGGAATGCCAACCTGCTCACCCAGAGCCAGTGCTGACAGAGCATTGGTCTGATTATGTTGCCCACACAGCTTCATCTGCGAACAGTCGAGCAACCTTTCAACGCCCTTGCACAACCAGGTGGTATCACCTTCCTGCAACAGACCATAGTCGTTCAGATCAGGCTTACCCGCTGTAAATGCCACACCACTGACCGCAACAGGCAACAAAGGTGTCGTCAGAGCGTCCTGCTTGTTGTAAACCGCACTTTTGCAGCCTTTATAGATGCGTTGCTTGGCTTGATGATATTCAACCATGGACGGATAGCGATCCATGTGGTCCGGGCTCAGGTTCAGCACTGTCGCAGCCGCAGCTTCCAGCGAATGCGTCGTTTCAAGCTGGAAGCTGGACAATTCAAGGATGTAGAGCTCTTTGCCACCGTCTTCGAGGAGTTCAAGTGCCGGTATGCCAATATTGCCTCCCACCCCAACTGAAAGACCGGCTTCCTCAGCCATTTCACCCAGCAGAGTGGTCACCGTGCTTTTAC
Above is a window of Endozoicomonas montiporae CL-33 DNA encoding:
- the murD gene encoding UDP-N-acetylmuramoyl-L-alanine--D-glutamate ligase: MGSELIASSCSRVVVGLGKTGLSCVRYLSSKQLPFKVMDTRDQPPGIDQLRKEFPDVEVHTGGFNQNWLNSADELVVSPGIAVAEPAIAEAIVAGAHVVGDIELFCREAKAPIVAITGSNGKSTVTTLLGEMAEEAGLSVGVGGNIGIPALELLEDGGKELYILELSSFQLETTHSLEAAAATVLNLSPDHMDRYPSMVEYHQAKQRIYKGCKSAVYNKQDALTTPLLPVAVSGVAFTAGKPDLNDYGLLQEGDTTWLCKGVERLLDCSQMKLCGQHNQTNALSALALGEQVGIPLSAMLEVLKRFTGLKHRCEWVAERDGVVWINDSKATNVGATVAAIEGLGSTIKGKLVLIAGGDGKDADFSDLEQPVSQYVRTLVLMGRDAPAIEQAVEHSVSSEYARDLGEAIAASARASQPGDIVLLAPACASFDMFASFEQRGDLFRQQVVEFLGIDRQELP
- the ftsW gene encoding putative lipid II flippase FtsW; the protein is MTIHQKLLQEFNSKGTKASMVDLPLLGAILTLLVIGLMMVSSASMGESDSIYGNPMYIMLKQCLFIGAGLFCMLFMMLIPVKKIERYSWASLFLGLSLLVLVLIVGREINGSVRWIPLGVFNLQASEAAKVCIVVYLAAYLVRRLDEVRTQWGGFLKPLLILITSAVLLLLEPDLGAVVVLMTASMGMIFMAGARKMQFTVLLILLGVAVGLLIWIEPYRMARLTSYLDPWGNAFGSGYQLTQALIAFGRGEWFGVGLGNSIQKLFYLPEAHTDFVFAVLAEEFGVFGCSVVVLLFLFISWRVLQIGFRCEQKGLLFHAYVAYGFALLFGGQALINIGVNTGLLPTKGLALPLISYGGSSLLINCLAFGLLLRIDYERRLFKVKEKPAERRRRAVSRGGQHA